Proteins encoded together in one Peribacillus asahii window:
- a CDS encoding DNA alkylation repair protein: MSQVYCCPNCRTNKSRFNLIQQIATPIKKDPRSGEIVAQYSNDTIEPFHLAYNGPDVRVQCAACGLIEDEKTFAAFGERSQ; the protein is encoded by the coding sequence ATGTCTCAAGTTTATTGTTGCCCAAATTGCCGTACTAATAAATCACGATTTAACCTTATTCAGCAAATAGCTACACCGATTAAAAAAGATCCACGTTCTGGTGAAATCGTTGCCCAATACTCAAATGACACGATCGAACCTTTTCATCTTGCTTATAATGGTCCTGACGTACGCGTTCAATGCGCTGCTTGCGGTTTAATTGAAGATGAAAAAACATTTGCTGCATTTGGTGAGCGCAGCCAGTAA
- a CDS encoding CobW family GTP-binding protein, producing MKETEVYILGGFLGSGKTTLLRNILKQENEAGRKVAVLLNELGSVSVDSGLIDDDVPLKELFGGCICCTIQDKLEVQLHELLTENELEAVYIETTGAAHPVEVLDAIMSPLFAEKLTYKGIITVVDLLRWRDREQLSPQLRQLLVEQIHHADFILLNKKDLVTEMEAAQLLYSIQALNGDAVCLLTEQAEVSIASLQQLKRKQSHPHQELDVNHHLHLSAIVYSFEGAIKQTDFEEWMRSLPDTVYRMKGYVAFTHSQYPYLFQYSYGMPMLMNEMMKMPLNIVIIGENVQKEQLISELKELERKAKN from the coding sequence ATGAAAGAGACAGAAGTATACATATTAGGTGGTTTTCTTGGAAGCGGGAAAACGACATTATTACGAAATATTTTAAAGCAAGAAAATGAAGCAGGTCGAAAAGTAGCTGTATTGTTGAATGAGCTTGGCAGTGTGTCGGTGGATAGTGGACTCATTGACGATGATGTTCCATTAAAAGAGCTATTTGGCGGCTGTATTTGCTGTACGATTCAAGATAAATTGGAAGTGCAGCTTCATGAATTATTAACAGAAAATGAGCTGGAAGCAGTTTATATTGAAACAACAGGTGCAGCTCATCCGGTTGAAGTATTAGATGCGATTATGTCTCCGCTTTTTGCTGAGAAACTCACTTATAAAGGCATCATTACAGTAGTAGATTTATTAAGATGGCGAGATCGCGAGCAGTTGTCCCCACAACTGCGTCAACTGTTAGTAGAGCAAATTCATCATGCGGATTTTATTTTGCTGAATAAAAAAGATTTAGTGACTGAAATGGAGGCAGCTCAGCTTCTGTATTCGATTCAAGCTCTCAATGGGGATGCAGTATGCTTATTAACGGAGCAAGCGGAAGTGTCCATTGCTTCGCTTCAGCAGTTAAAAAGAAAACAAAGCCATCCACATCAAGAACTTGATGTGAATCACCATTTACATTTAAGCGCTATCGTTTATTCGTTTGAAGGAGCTATTAAGCAAACGGACTTTGAAGAGTGGATGAGAAGCCTTCCTGATACCGTTTATCGTATGAAAGGATACGTAGCTTTTACTCATTCGCAGTATCCATACTTATTTCAATATTCGTATGGCATGCCCATGTTAATGAATGAAATGATGAAGATGCCGCTTAATATCGTGATTATCGGTGAAAATGTGCAGAAAGAGCAGCTTATTTCTGAGTTGAAGGAGTTAGAAAGAAAGGCGAAGAATTAA
- a CDS encoding GntR family transcriptional regulator, whose amino-acid sequence MKNDTFKPIKRLSFRDEVYFALKKAITLLELQPEQRLNDKELAEEFGISRTPVREALKRLEDEGLVESIPGSSTRVASLNIEEAKHGVTVIAALHALAARLAVPLLKESDIDELEYTNKTLLQFAQKKDIIKAIEADELFHNVFLDVAGNPEIIRALEPIVPKIQRLEIAQFNSEKSIQSFEQHQKIIEACRQKDSETAASLVEENWLSLRTLLHPQED is encoded by the coding sequence ATGAAAAATGATACTTTTAAACCAATTAAACGACTGTCCTTTCGTGATGAAGTATATTTTGCGTTAAAAAAAGCGATTACCTTGCTTGAACTGCAACCTGAGCAGCGTCTTAATGACAAAGAATTAGCAGAGGAATTTGGAATTAGCCGGACTCCCGTTCGCGAAGCCCTTAAACGGCTAGAAGACGAAGGGCTGGTAGAATCTATTCCTGGGTCTTCAACTCGGGTCGCTTCATTAAACATAGAGGAGGCAAAACATGGCGTAACGGTAATAGCAGCGCTACACGCTTTAGCTGCGCGTTTAGCGGTTCCATTATTGAAAGAATCAGATATTGATGAATTAGAGTATACGAATAAAACATTGCTACAATTCGCACAGAAAAAAGATATTATTAAAGCAATCGAAGCAGATGAATTATTTCATAATGTATTTTTAGATGTTGCTGGCAACCCAGAAATCATTCGAGCACTTGAACCGATTGTTCCCAAAATTCAACGTTTAGAAATCGCACAATTTAATTCTGAAAAAAGTATTCAATCATTCGAACAGCATCAAAAAATTATTGAAGCTTGTCGCCAAAAAGATAGCGAGACGGCTGCTAGTCTTGTGGAGGAAAACTGGTTAAGTCTTCGAACATTACTACATCCACAGGAAGATTGA
- a CDS encoding DMT family transporter yields the protein MRPIILGICAAFFFSVTFILNRAMELSGGSWIWSASLRYFFMVPFLLAIVIARKNIRPLFQNMKEHWGQWILWSSIGFGLFYAPICFAAAFAPGWLTASTWQITIISGSLLAPLFFLTVTTPNGSKKARGKIPVRGLLMSLIILLGIALMQIEHASSISLKHVLLGIIPIIIASFAYPLGNRKMMDLCVGRLDAYQRVLGMTLASLPFWFILSLYGLFTVGVPSIEQTTQSLLVAISSGVLATVLFFQATDLVRGNMQKLAAVEATQSLEVLFTVVGEVLLLSTAFPSLLSWTGMFIIVMGMILHSYVSHYKTTKLTNNQFAKS from the coding sequence ATGCGTCCAATTATATTAGGTATTTGTGCAGCATTCTTTTTTTCCGTAACGTTTATTTTAAATCGAGCAATGGAATTATCGGGGGGAAGTTGGATTTGGAGCGCTTCACTACGATACTTTTTCATGGTTCCCTTTTTATTAGCAATTGTCATCGCTAGAAAAAACATACGCCCCCTCTTTCAAAATATGAAAGAACATTGGGGGCAGTGGATTTTATGGTCCTCTATTGGGTTTGGGTTATTTTATGCACCGATTTGCTTTGCTGCAGCATTCGCACCAGGATGGCTAACTGCAAGCACATGGCAAATTACGATTATTTCTGGTTCCTTGCTCGCACCACTTTTCTTTTTAACAGTTACAACACCGAATGGTTCCAAAAAAGCAAGAGGAAAAATACCGGTTCGTGGATTATTGATGTCGCTTATTATTTTACTCGGTATTGCTCTCATGCAAATCGAACACGCTAGCTCTATTTCGTTAAAACACGTATTACTAGGAATTATCCCCATCATTATTGCCTCCTTTGCTTATCCGCTAGGAAATCGAAAAATGATGGATCTTTGTGTCGGACGTTTAGATGCCTATCAACGAGTATTAGGCATGACATTAGCAAGTCTGCCTTTTTGGTTTATCCTTTCTCTTTATGGCCTGTTTACAGTAGGTGTACCAAGTATTGAACAAACGACTCAATCTTTGCTCGTTGCCATCTCTTCCGGCGTATTAGCGACCGTACTATTCTTTCAAGCGACTGATTTAGTCAGGGGGAATATGCAAAAACTAGCTGCTGTTGAAGCGACTCAATCGCTTGAAGTTTTGTTCACAGTTGTTGGAGAAGTCCTATTGCTATCGACAGCCTTCCCTTCCCTTTTATCATGGACTGGTATGTTCATCATTGTTATGGGCATGATTCTCCATAGCTATGTATCACATTATAAAACAACGAAACTTACAAACAATCAATTCGCGAAATCATAA
- a CDS encoding pyridoxal phosphate-dependent aminotransferase has product MFQFEQSELLKTLPKQFFASLVAKVNSIQAQGHDVINLGQGNPDQPTPEHIVKSLQIAAEKPLNHKYSPFRGHQYLKEAACAYYEREHGVVLDPNTEVAILFGGKAGLVELPQCLLNPGDTVLVPDPGYPDYLSGVALAKVKTAFMPLLEENYFLPDYASLDREIVQQAKMMFLNYPNNPTGASATAEFFEQTVAIAKEHSMCVVHDFAYGAIGFDGEKPRSFLQTEGAKDIGIEVYTLSKTYNMAGWRVGFAVGNKSVIQALELLQDHLYVSLFPAVQEAAATALLESQDCVRELVATYEGRRRVFIDGLRSIGWNVTAPKASFFAWLKVPEGFTSESFADYLLNEAHVAVAPGNGFGQFGEGYVRVGLLTSEERLQEAVKRIKALKLFTIKQ; this is encoded by the coding sequence ATGTTTCAATTTGAACAATCCGAATTATTAAAAACATTACCGAAACAATTTTTTGCCTCGCTTGTTGCAAAAGTTAATAGCATTCAAGCTCAGGGACATGATGTCATTAATTTAGGACAGGGCAATCCAGATCAGCCAACGCCAGAACATATAGTGAAAAGTTTACAAATAGCTGCAGAGAAACCGTTGAATCATAAATATTCTCCGTTTCGCGGTCATCAATATTTGAAGGAAGCGGCTTGTGCTTATTATGAAAGAGAGCATGGAGTAGTGTTAGACCCTAATACAGAAGTTGCGATTTTGTTCGGCGGAAAAGCAGGGTTAGTAGAGCTTCCACAATGCTTATTAAACCCAGGTGACACGGTACTCGTTCCAGACCCAGGCTATCCAGACTATTTATCAGGTGTTGCATTAGCGAAAGTAAAAACAGCATTTATGCCACTGCTTGAAGAAAATTACTTTTTACCTGATTACGCAAGCTTAGACCGTGAAATTGTTCAACAAGCGAAAATGATGTTCCTTAATTATCCGAATAATCCAACAGGTGCAAGTGCTACGGCTGAATTTTTTGAGCAGACGGTTGCAATTGCGAAAGAACATTCGATGTGTGTTGTGCACGATTTTGCTTATGGAGCGATTGGTTTCGATGGAGAAAAGCCGCGCAGTTTTTTACAAACAGAAGGGGCAAAAGATATTGGGATTGAAGTATATACTCTGTCTAAAACATATAATATGGCAGGCTGGCGAGTAGGTTTTGCTGTTGGGAATAAAAGTGTGATTCAAGCACTGGAACTGCTTCAAGATCATCTATATGTAAGTTTATTCCCTGCTGTTCAAGAAGCGGCTGCAACAGCATTACTTGAGTCACAAGATTGCGTCCGTGAATTGGTGGCAACATATGAAGGGCGCCGTCGTGTGTTTATCGATGGGCTACGTTCAATCGGTTGGAACGTAACGGCACCGAAAGCTTCGTTTTTTGCTTGGCTTAAAGTTCCAGAAGGGTTCACTTCGGAGAGCTTTGCAGATTATTTATTAAATGAAGCTCACGTTGCCGTTGCACCAGGAAATGGCTTTGGTCAATTTGGTGAAGGCTATGTCAGAGTTGGGTTACTTACTTCTGAAGAAAGACTTCAAGAAGCTGTGAAACGAATTAAAGCGCTAAAGTTATTTACCATTAAACAATAA
- a CDS encoding carbon-nitrogen family hydrolase, which translates to MNWNIACIQMDIAFGKPETNYTAAEQLIEQAVQSKPDVLILPELWTTGYDLTRLEEIADVEAKETISFLQKIAKKYHVHLVGGSIAKKTNDGIYNTMLMINNKGEFVKDYDKLHLFQLMDEHHFLQPGERDGLFTFDDKLCASFICYDIRFPEWLRAHTTKGAEVLFVSAEWPKPRLDHWRALLISRAIENQAYVVAVNRTGSDPNNIFAGHSLIIDPWGEIINEAGEGVEILTGTIDFTKVREVRNKIPVFADRRPEFY; encoded by the coding sequence ATGAACTGGAACATTGCCTGTATTCAAATGGATATTGCTTTTGGAAAACCGGAAACAAACTATACAGCAGCAGAACAACTCATTGAGCAGGCTGTTCAATCGAAGCCGGATGTCCTCATTTTACCAGAGCTATGGACTACCGGGTATGATTTAACACGCTTAGAAGAAATCGCCGACGTGGAAGCAAAAGAAACGATTTCATTTTTACAAAAAATCGCCAAGAAATATCACGTACATCTCGTTGGAGGATCCATCGCAAAAAAAACAAACGACGGCATTTATAACACAATGCTTATGATTAATAATAAAGGAGAATTCGTCAAAGATTACGATAAACTTCACTTATTTCAATTGATGGATGAACATCATTTCCTGCAACCTGGTGAAAGGGATGGTTTATTTACATTTGATGACAAACTATGTGCGAGCTTCATTTGCTACGATATCCGCTTCCCTGAATGGCTTCGTGCACATACTACAAAAGGAGCAGAAGTATTGTTTGTGTCAGCAGAATGGCCGAAACCTCGATTAGATCACTGGCGCGCGCTGTTAATTAGCCGTGCAATTGAAAATCAAGCGTATGTTGTAGCCGTTAATCGAACAGGTTCAGATCCGAATAACATATTTGCCGGACATTCATTAATCATTGATCCATGGGGTGAGATTATTAATGAAGCAGGTGAAGGGGTCGAAATCTTAACAGGAACTATTGATTTTACTAAAGTACGCGAAGTGCGTAATAAAATTCCTGTGTTTGCCGACCGACGTCCGGAATTTTATTAA
- the mtnK gene encoding S-methyl-5-thioribose kinase: MTQTQGSFELLTNETAIALIQKLELLDKDATLTCHKIGAGTFNYVFHVADNATNKGVIIKQAVPYAKVLGESWPLTLKRAAIEADALLTFGSYCREYVPKVYYADKQLAITVMEDLSHVKIARTGLIEGKSYPLISQHIGEYAAKTLFYTSDYYLESTTKKEIARAFTNLELCKIIESSIFTGPFFEHTPTNYEVELSEIVETLWNDHELKLEVAKLKKIFISEQEALVHGDLHTGHILASESETKVIAPEFAFYGPIGFDTGQFISNLLFQAVTREEADQESILSHIQTFWSTFTGVYSTLWSNESRDEFKNIDGLLSYVLQKAKADSFGFAGWELIRRASDLSPVIDLDGIANTDQRINVKTNALIIGTHLVKNRSTLDIPTVIELVKQVTRSSYSTL, encoded by the coding sequence TTGACACAAACACAAGGCTCGTTCGAATTATTAACGAATGAAACAGCGATTGCACTCATACAAAAGCTAGAATTATTAGATAAGGACGCGACATTAACTTGCCACAAAATTGGAGCTGGCACGTTCAATTATGTTTTTCATGTCGCAGATAACGCAACTAATAAAGGGGTTATTATTAAACAAGCCGTTCCCTATGCAAAAGTGCTAGGTGAAAGCTGGCCGCTTACATTAAAACGAGCAGCTATTGAAGCAGATGCCTTACTTACATTCGGAAGCTATTGCCGCGAATATGTCCCAAAAGTGTATTATGCAGATAAACAGCTTGCCATTACGGTCATGGAAGACTTATCACATGTAAAGATTGCTCGCACTGGCCTTATTGAAGGCAAAAGCTATCCTCTTATTTCACAACATATTGGCGAATATGCAGCCAAAACTTTATTTTACACATCCGACTATTACTTAGAATCAACGACAAAAAAAGAAATCGCACGTGCCTTCACGAATCTAGAACTGTGTAAAATTATAGAAAGTTCCATCTTTACCGGCCCATTCTTTGAGCATACACCAACCAACTATGAAGTGGAATTATCCGAGATTGTAGAAACGTTATGGAACGACCATGAATTAAAACTAGAAGTGGCAAAATTGAAAAAAATATTTATAAGTGAACAAGAAGCTCTAGTGCATGGCGATTTACATACAGGACACATTTTGGCAAGCGAAAGCGAAACAAAAGTCATCGCCCCTGAATTTGCCTTCTATGGTCCAATCGGCTTTGATACAGGACAATTTATTTCTAATCTCCTTTTCCAAGCTGTTACACGTGAAGAAGCGGATCAAGAGAGTATTCTTTCTCATATTCAGACATTTTGGTCAACTTTTACAGGCGTTTATTCAACATTATGGAGCAATGAAAGTCGTGATGAATTTAAAAACATTGATGGCCTATTATCTTATGTTTTACAAAAAGCGAAAGCAGACAGCTTTGGGTTTGCTGGCTGGGAATTAATTAGAAGAGCAAGCGACCTTTCACCTGTAATTGATTTAGATGGAATTGCTAATACGGACCAACGAATTAACGTTAAAACAAACGCGCTTATCATTGGAACTCACTTAGTAAAAAATCGCAGCACACTGGATATTCCAACTGTTATTGAATTAGTAAAACAAGTAACTCGCTCTTCCTATTCAACTCTTTAA
- a CDS encoding LCP family protein has product MKRKVLLICALFTMLAGCVASPIPNTERNQHMDSKKETAKTFLLIGVDSRGEEDSRADAVLLARYEPKQGQIKLASIMRDSYVKIPGYEKGYHKINAAYYYGGSELMKKTILENFNINVDHVAVIDFQGFVNIVDLIAPDGLTVDVKPEMISDMSIAASSGENVLHGEQILKYVRFRHDNESDFGRVERQQEVLVQLKDQLIQQLSNVDGIVALPGMIEEALTYVETDIGMKTMFVLSSQAMFHPVDSIKTLRIPVNDSYTNEMYPHAGAVLSIDFEKNQQALQEFFE; this is encoded by the coding sequence ATGAAAAGAAAGGTATTGTTAATTTGTGCACTCTTTACGATGTTAGCTGGTTGTGTGGCTTCACCTATACCTAATACAGAACGAAACCAACATATGGATTCGAAAAAAGAAACGGCCAAAACATTTCTTTTAATTGGTGTGGATTCTCGCGGAGAAGAGGATTCGCGTGCAGATGCGGTCTTGCTTGCCCGTTATGAGCCAAAACAAGGGCAGATTAAGTTAGCTTCTATTATGAGAGATAGTTATGTGAAAATTCCAGGGTATGAAAAAGGATATCATAAAATTAATGCGGCTTATTATTATGGTGGAAGCGAGTTAATGAAAAAAACGATTTTAGAGAATTTTAACATCAACGTAGACCATGTTGCAGTCATTGACTTTCAAGGATTTGTTAATATAGTGGACTTAATTGCACCAGACGGGCTTACCGTAGATGTTAAACCAGAGATGATTTCAGATATGAGCATTGCAGCGAGCAGTGGAGAAAATGTGTTGCATGGGGAGCAGATTTTAAAGTATGTTCGTTTTCGTCATGATAATGAAAGTGATTTTGGTCGTGTTGAACGACAGCAAGAAGTGTTGGTGCAGTTAAAAGACCAGTTAATTCAGCAGCTGTCTAATGTGGATGGAATTGTTGCTTTACCAGGGATGATTGAAGAAGCGCTGACATATGTAGAAACAGATATTGGAATGAAAACGATGTTTGTATTAAGTTCCCAAGCGATGTTTCATCCTGTTGATTCGATTAAGACGTTGCGCATTCCTGTTAATGACAGCTATACAAACGAAATGTATCCGCATGCTGGTGCCGTTTTATCTATAGACTTTGAGAAAAATCAACAGGCTTTACAGGAGTTTTTTGAGTAA
- a CDS encoding S41 family peptidase, which translates to MQEENKEHREEKDSGRYFKIKKFPLIMGGFLLIFLTAGITTVALTFGDKKVQSIAPSQYPQFEKLYSTYDTIKKEYYQEVDDEKLVNGAIAGMLEGLEDPYSTYMDQEEAKSFNESISSSFEGIGAEIQEQDGKIMVVSPIKGSPAEKAGVKPNDIIMSVDGKSIEGLSSTEAVLKIRGEKGTKVELTISREGEAKPVSITIVRDTIPVETVYSEMLDDGIAKIAVTSFSEHTVDELNTALDEMSKKDMKGLILDLRGNPGGLLPEAIKMASIFVPKGEIVLQIEDRNGNKEIHKSENDGEFTLPVVVLIDDGSASASEIVAAAVSESANIPLIGVKSFGKGTVQNAQDFKDGSNFKFTSYKWLTPEGNWIHKKGIKPDIEVKLPDYASLPYISPDEALKVSDASAEVKAAEDMLKELGYNPGTVDTVFDEQTKAAVEKFQQDHKLKVTGIMEDKTTVTLMQELRDKILKNDTQVKRAIKELEKEIK; encoded by the coding sequence ATGCAAGAGGAAAACAAAGAACATCGAGAAGAGAAAGATTCAGGAAGATATTTCAAAATTAAAAAGTTTCCCTTGATTATGGGGGGGTTTTTGTTAATCTTCTTAACGGCAGGTATTACAACGGTTGCTCTCACATTTGGGGATAAAAAAGTGCAATCTATCGCTCCGAGCCAATATCCTCAATTTGAAAAATTGTATTCGACGTATGATACGATTAAAAAGGAATATTATCAGGAAGTTGATGATGAAAAACTCGTAAATGGTGCGATTGCAGGTATGCTTGAAGGACTGGAAGATCCATATTCTACTTATATGGACCAAGAGGAAGCAAAAAGCTTCAATGAAAGTATTTCTTCTTCCTTTGAAGGAATTGGTGCTGAAATCCAAGAACAAGATGGAAAAATTATGGTTGTGTCACCTATTAAAGGATCACCAGCTGAAAAAGCAGGTGTGAAGCCGAACGATATCATTATGAGCGTGGATGGTAAAAGCATAGAAGGCTTAAGTTCTACTGAAGCGGTTCTGAAGATTAGAGGGGAAAAAGGGACAAAAGTTGAGCTGACGATTTCTCGAGAGGGAGAAGCGAAGCCCGTATCGATTACAATCGTCCGAGATACAATTCCAGTTGAAACCGTCTATTCAGAAATGCTCGACGATGGGATTGCGAAAATTGCTGTGACAAGCTTTTCAGAGCATACAGTTGATGAATTAAATACGGCTCTTGATGAAATGAGCAAGAAAGATATGAAGGGTTTAATTTTAGATTTACGCGGTAATCCTGGTGGACTTTTACCAGAGGCTATAAAAATGGCCAGCATCTTTGTGCCAAAGGGCGAAATTGTGCTGCAAATCGAAGATCGTAATGGAAATAAAGAGATTCATAAATCGGAAAACGATGGTGAGTTCACATTACCAGTCGTTGTGTTAATTGATGATGGAAGTGCGAGTGCCTCTGAAATCGTAGCCGCAGCGGTGAGTGAATCAGCGAACATTCCATTAATTGGCGTGAAGTCATTTGGTAAAGGAACTGTACAAAATGCTCAAGATTTCAAAGATGGCTCGAATTTCAAATTCACTTCTTATAAATGGTTAACACCGGAAGGAAATTGGATTCATAAGAAGGGGATTAAGCCAGATATTGAGGTCAAGCTGCCCGATTATGCAAGTCTTCCTTATATTTCACCAGATGAGGCTTTAAAAGTATCGGATGCTTCAGCAGAAGTGAAAGCAGCTGAAGATATGTTAAAAGAGCTTGGTTATAATCCGGGAACGGTTGATACGGTCTTTGATGAACAAACAAAAGCAGCCGTAGAAAAATTCCAGCAGGATCATAAGTTGAAAGTAACAGGTATCATGGAAGATAAGACGACGGTTACATTAATGCAAGAACTACGCGACAAAATTTTGAAGAATGACACGCAAGTGAAGCGGGCTATAAAAGAGTTGGAAAAAGAAATAAAATAA
- the deoD gene encoding purine-nucleoside phosphorylase translates to MSVHIGAAPNEIAETVLLPGDPLRAKYIAETFLEDAKLYNEVRNMFGYTGTYKGKRISVQGTGMGVPSISIYVNELISSYNSQKLIRVGTAGAIQKDVKVRDVILAMSASTDSQMNRLTFGGIDYAPTADFDLLRKAYDAGVAKGLQLKVGNVFTADHFYNDNSDLEKWAKYQILAIEMETAALYTLAAKFGRQALSVLTISDHILTGEETTAEERQTTFSDMIEVALEAAIQEA, encoded by the coding sequence ATGAGTGTACATATTGGAGCGGCGCCAAATGAAATTGCCGAAACGGTTCTTCTTCCAGGAGATCCATTGCGTGCGAAATATATTGCTGAAACGTTTTTAGAAGATGCTAAGCTTTATAATGAAGTGCGAAATATGTTTGGCTATACAGGAACCTATAAAGGAAAACGTATTTCTGTTCAAGGGACAGGCATGGGCGTTCCTTCAATTTCTATTTATGTGAATGAATTAATCAGTAGTTATAATTCTCAAAAATTAATTCGCGTTGGTACAGCTGGTGCGATTCAAAAGGATGTAAAGGTGCGCGATGTGATTTTAGCGATGAGTGCTTCGACTGATTCACAAATGAACCGCTTAACGTTTGGCGGTATTGATTACGCACCAACAGCGGATTTCGATTTATTGCGTAAAGCGTACGATGCAGGTGTGGCGAAAGGGTTACAGTTGAAAGTAGGAAATGTGTTTACAGCTGATCATTTTTATAATGATAATAGTGATTTAGAGAAGTGGGCGAAGTATCAAATATTAGCAATTGAAATGGAAACGGCTGCTTTATATACATTAGCTGCAAAATTTGGTCGTCAAGCATTGTCTGTTCTTACGATCTCTGATCATATTTTAACAGGAGAAGAGACGACAGCTGAGGAACGTCAAACAACATTCAGTGATATGATTGAAGTAGCGCTCGAAGCTGCGATTCAGGAAGCGTAA
- a CDS encoding IMEF encapsulin system ferritin-like cargo protein — protein MKEELKIFFKIFTTTKDAIEKFMNMLNPVIQNASDDHERLYYHHIYEEEEQRLSRLVELIPLISKFEQEKDEKDFTPTNNEFNRLLQELNLEKFGLHNFVEHLDLALFRFTDTERSTLLNELRVVSYRDYQQVKELLNEINTRFDHDYVDPHAHHDEHHDHLDRPVSPTVVTQSKRKKGFTVGSLL, from the coding sequence TTGAAAGAGGAACTGAAGATTTTTTTCAAAATTTTCACTACGACCAAAGATGCAATTGAAAAATTTATGAATATGCTGAATCCTGTCATTCAAAATGCCAGCGATGATCATGAAAGGCTGTATTATCATCATATTTACGAAGAGGAAGAACAACGACTATCGCGTTTAGTAGAACTTATCCCACTAATAAGTAAATTCGAACAAGAAAAAGACGAGAAAGATTTCACACCCACGAACAATGAATTCAATCGCCTTTTGCAAGAATTAAACCTGGAAAAATTCGGATTACATAATTTCGTTGAGCACCTTGATTTAGCACTTTTTCGATTTACTGATACAGAACGAAGTACTCTATTAAACGAACTGAGAGTTGTTTCATATCGAGATTATCAACAGGTCAAAGAATTGTTAAATGAAATCAATACACGATTTGACCATGACTACGTTGACCCACATGCGCATCATGATGAACACCATGATCATTTAGACCGGCCTGTTTCTCCAACAGTAGTTACCCAGTCTAAAAGAAAAAAAGGATTTACTGTGGGAAGTTTATTGTAA
- a CDS encoding family 1 encapsulin nanocompartment shell protein, whose translation MSKYELFPDSPLTDQEFAQLDQTVIDSARRQLVGRRFIELYGPLGKGMQSIFNDIFMENYEAKMDFQGSFDLNIESSKRVNYTIPLLYKDFVLYWRDLEQAKVLDIPIDFSVAANAARDVALLEDQMIFHGSKEFEIPGLMNVKGRLTQLLGNWYESGNAFQDVVDARNKLLEMKHNGPFALVLSPELYSLLHRVHKDTNVLEIEHVRELVTDGVFQSPVLKGKTGVLVNTGKNNLDLAVSEDFDTVHLGEEGMNHPFRVYETVVLRIKRPSAICTLEDPET comes from the coding sequence ATGAGTAAGTACGAATTATTTCCAGATTCACCGCTAACAGATCAAGAATTCGCACAATTAGATCAAACGGTAATTGATTCGGCAAGAAGGCAATTAGTTGGACGCCGTTTTATCGAACTGTACGGTCCTCTTGGAAAAGGAATGCAAAGCATTTTTAATGATATTTTTATGGAAAACTATGAAGCAAAAATGGATTTCCAGGGATCATTTGATCTGAATATTGAATCTAGCAAACGAGTAAATTATACCATCCCATTGCTTTATAAAGATTTCGTTTTATACTGGCGTGATCTGGAGCAGGCGAAAGTGTTAGACATCCCGATAGATTTTTCAGTAGCTGCAAATGCAGCCCGTGATGTTGCTTTATTAGAAGATCAGATGATTTTTCATGGGTCAAAGGAATTTGAAATTCCCGGACTTATGAATGTTAAAGGTCGGTTGACACAATTACTTGGAAATTGGTATGAATCAGGGAATGCCTTTCAGGATGTAGTGGACGCAAGGAATAAATTACTTGAGATGAAGCATAATGGACCGTTTGCCCTTGTGCTCTCACCAGAGCTATATTCATTATTGCATCGTGTACATAAGGATACAAACGTTCTTGAAATTGAACATGTTCGGGAACTTGTTACAGATGGGGTCTTCCAATCACCAGTTTTAAAAGGAAAAACGGGAGTTCTTGTCAATACAGGGAAAAACAATTTGGATCTTGCCGTGTCAGAGGACTTCGATACAGTTCACCTGGGAGAAGAAGGAATGAATCATCCATTTCGTGTTTATGAAACAGTTGTTTTACGAATTAAACGCCCATCCGCGATTTGCACGCTGGAAGACCCTGAGACTTGA